The Legionella lansingensis DNA window AGAATACTAACTAAATTGGCAATAGTCATTAAAGGCTGTAACATGAAACAATTATCTAAATCACCTAAAAGACTTTATCGTTCGCGTAAAGAGAGAATGATCGCTGGCGTTTGCGGAGGGTTGGCTGAATATTTTGCCATGGACCCTACTGTGATGAGATTAATTTTTATTCTCCTTCTATTACTTGGTGGCTCAGCCATATTAGTTTATCTTATTATGTGGCTGGTCGTACCTCTGGAGCCTGAGTTCCCTCATAAATAAATTCCCTAATGCTGCCAAAGAAAAGCTCCGGAGCATCCACTTCGATTTTATGATCCGCATGGGGGATAATTTTAAGCTGACTGTGGGGGATTTTGGCTGCCATCAATTGAGAATATTTTTTATCCGTTATCCAATCCTCTTCACCAACGAGGATTAAGGTTGGACATAAAATCTTACTTAAATCACGTTCAAAATCAAAATCTTGTAAAAAAGTCCTAAACCCAAGGTTTAAAGCCTCATAACAATGAGGATACTCCCCTGCGACGTGTTCAGTGGGTATGCCATGTCTTTCTTTATAAGAATAAAGGTTTCTCATGATGGTGAAGTACTCCTCAAGCTCATCTTCATTGGCAAAAGTACCATTCCATACTTTTTCAGCGATTTCCTGTTGCTCCTTGGTTCCACGTGACAATAAATGTTGCTTGGCGGTTTCTATATTTTTATGACTAGGTGAACCCGCTGCCAAGACTAATCTGGATACCAATTGTGGATACTTGAGCACATAACCAAGAGCACATATTGCGCCATAGGATTTGCCGATGACAATGACTGACTTAAGTTGCAGATATTCCTGAACATATTGCAAGTCGGCAATATAATTTTGCATGGTATAGCTCTGCACATCGCCCTTTTCACTCAATCCACAACCCCGTGGATCATAGAAGAGGAGGTTACCAACATCCTTTAACGTTTCATAGCTAACATAGTGTGAATGATTAGCACCAGGGCCACCTGGTAGAATAAACACATAGGGCTTGCTTGTGAGACTCTCTGCATCCTTTGCCACCAGTTTAAGATAAATCGTTGTGGCAGAAACCCCCTTTCTAGCGGGGATAGGAATGTTTAAATTGAGCTTCATGTCTCTTTCTCTGGTTCGTATCTCATTACTGATCTTATCAGAGATAATCAAATAGCACTCTTAATGTTAAGTTAATGAACAAAATGTATTATAGCTGCGTTATAAATTAACCGGATTAACCCTTATGTCCTTTTATACCCTTCCTGAAGAAACCCTTCTTGGTATTTTTAAACTACTGAATACTAAAACTCTAGCTCGAACGGCGCAAACTTGTCACTTTTTTAATCGCTTAGCCAATGATAAAACGTTGGATCTAGCCAAAGGCAAGCAAGCGCGTCTAAAAAATCAATTACGTGGCGATCTCATGGTGGCCGCACGCCACAATGATCTCGATACTGTAAAAACCATACTCGCTAAAGATATAATAGATCCAACTGATGCGAGTACATCCATCGTCGGTAAAACACCATTACATGCCGCTTTGGAAGGTCGCGCCTATAAAACAGCCGCCTATCTCTGGAGAAATTATAGTTTTGATCCTAATCTTAAGGATTACTATCAGAGCTCACCTATCTCGATATTGCAAGAGCGCTCTAGAAAAATGGGGCTTACCCCAAAAGAGAGAAAACAAATAGAGTCATTGCTAACCCTTATGACAGAAAATCAAGCTGGATGTCATAAGTGCATTGTTTCATAAAACTCTTCTACAAAGCATTCCGTAGCTTCACTCAGCTACGGAGCTTTTTTTTACTTGTACCTATGTTATTCTAAACATATCTCAATTGTTGGAATGAACACATGCGGTTATTGTGTAAGTTATTCATCGCTATTTCCTTTTTTTTGGTGCCTGTTTTTGGCTTTGCTTTCGGCTTTGTGAAGAACATTTATGTGTGCGATGAATCCACAACGTACATACCAACATGTGATAAAATGAATTGCTGCGGTGCCATGGGAGGTATCAGTTATTGTGATTCCTCTGCTGGTCGTTATGTTTGCAATAATGGTTATTACTCTTCTTGCTATTGCACACGCCACGCCGTTATGGATTTACAGAAACTTGAAGGATGCTGTCTCTGGCAAGGTGGGGTGTTGACCATGGATGAAAGAGGAGTCGTCATTTGTAATAATGGTGGTATCTCTGAAATATGTACCTTACAATTCGACCCCTAATGATGTTTTAGTTGGTCAGTGCTACTGGGTCAAGAATTTGGCCCTCAGTATTACTTATCATCTTAAAACATCATTGATCTGGACAAGTATCCCAGCAAACACCATAATTTGTCCTTTTGATAATCAACCACATGACAGCACTCATAGACATTAAACAGCTTTCTAAATCATATGCAACAGCAACGATTCTTGAGGACATAACGTTATCTGTTTATAACGGTGAGTTTCTGACATTGCTTGGACCCTCAGGCTGCGGTAAGACTACGCTTTTGCGCTTAATTTCTGGTTTCGAACAGCCTACAACAGGCAATATTTATATCAATGGTCAATGTGTAAACTACTTACCACCACAAAAGCGTGATGTCCATACTGTGTTTCAAAGTTATGCCCTGTTTCCTCATTTATCCGTGTTTGAAAATGTGGCTTTTGCTCTACGTTGTCGTGGTGTTGATAAAAAAGAAATTCATGAGCGTGTACTAGAAACACTGCGTCTTGTGCAGTTAGAAGCCTTTTCTGCTCGCGATATTAAACAATTAAGTGGCGGCCAACAGCAAAGGGTTGCTATCGCGCGCGCCATTATTAACCGCCCGCAAGTTCTATTGTTAGATGAGCCCTTAAGTTCCCTCGACTATCGATTACGAAAAGCAATGCAGTATGAGTTAAAACAACTGCAAAAAGCTCTAAATATGACGTTTATCTTTGTCACCCATGATCAAGAAGAAGCGCTCTCTATGTCAGATAGAATTGTGATCTTTAATCATGGACACATAGAACAGATAGGGACACCGCGAGAAGTGTATGAAACCCCTAAAAATCTTTATGTAGCTAAGTTTATCGGTGAAGCCAATATTTTTGATATTGACGTTCTAGAGACAGATGAGCAAACCTTATTAACTGAGGTTGAAGCGATTAAGTTACATTGTAAGAACACCAATCATTACCGAGCAGGTCAAAAGCTCCATTTAATCGTTCGTCCAGAAGATATTCGGGTCTGGAGCTTGTCAGAGGTTGATGACACCAATGAAATGATACCTGGAAAAATCATCGATATTGTTTATAAAGGTTCCACGGTTGACCTCAAGGTAGAGTTAGCCTCTGGAAAAATCATTAATGCCTCTGAGTTTTTTGATGAAGACGATGACAAACTGGAGTACTCACTGAATGAGACAGTATGGGTACATTGGTTAATGGGGTGGGAGGTTTTATTGCCACATGAAGGCTAAATCCATCTCCATGTACATTATTTATACTTGGCTTATTGTCTTTAGCATCATCCCGCTAAGTCTGATGCTATTGGCTAGTTTTTTATCAACAGATAATGTGCATCTTGTATCTCTGCCGTTTACAATCGAGAATTATACGACCTTATTCACCCCAGTGTTCTTGAAGATTTTTCTGCGCTCTATTTTTATTGCTCTTCTAACCACTGCGGTCTGTCTCTTGCTTGCCTATCCATTCAGCTACTTATTGGTTAAATCCAAGCGGCAATCCCTCTTGTTGCTGTTGATTATTATCCCTTTTTGGACCAGTTCTCTCGTGCGAACCTATTCCTTAATTGCCATCCTTAAAGCAAAAGGAGTCCTCAACACTCTTCTCTTAAAACTACATCTTATTGATAGCCCATTATCATTACTTTACTCGAACTTCGCCGTCCTCACTGGGTTAATTTATAACTTATTTCCTTTTATGGTATTGCCTATCTTTACCAATATGGAGCGGTTCGATTTTAGACTTATCGAAGCCGCCAAAGATCTTGGCGCTAGTAAGTCAGCTATATTCTTCCGTGTGTTTTTGCCTAACACGGCCAGTGGCGTAATAGCAGGCTGTCTCTTAGTCTTATTACCAGCGATGACATTATTTTATATTCCTAACGTATTGGGGGGAGCACGTTCCATCTTGTTAGGCAATTTAATCCAGGATCAGTTTCTGGTCCTTGGAAATTGGCCCCAGGGTTCGGCAACCAGTATGATACTCACTGCCCTATTGTTACTCCTCTTGATCCTCTTTCGACGTCAGAATAAGAAGGAGTTACATTGAAAACAACCACCCAAAAACTATTCCTTATTCTTGTTTATTTAATGCTGTATTTTCCAATCTTGGTTTTAGTTATCTATTCGGTGAATAATGCCAAATTTTCTTTACAATGGCATGGCTTTTCTTTGCGTTGGTATGCAGAACTATTTCATGACCGTGGATTATGGTCTTCTTTTATCCATTCAGTGATTTTAGGGTTTAGTGCTTCGACAGTTGCGACCATCATTGGCTTGTTGGCTTGCGTTAATTTATTTCTTTTCCGCAGCAACCAACGTCGTTCATTGCATGCTATGTTGCTCTTATTAATTATTATTCCTGATTTGGTTCTCGGCGTTGCTTTACTTATCTTTTTTAATCTAAGCAACATACCTCTTGGCTTTTTCAGTCTATTGATTGCTCATATTACTTTCTGTATACCTTTTGTTGTATTGACCATTAATAGCCGGATCCATACCTTGGATCCGAATATCTATTTTAGTGCCCTGGACTTGGGTGCAAGCCGTTCTATAGCGCTAATCAAAATTTTACTACCACTCTTATGGCCTGCTGTGTTAAGCGCGTTCTTGCTTTGTTTTACTTTATCTTTTGATGACGTCATTATTAGTTATTTTGTAGCCGGACCCGAATTTAATATTTTACCCTTGACCATTTATTCTTTGGTAAGAGCTGGGGTGACTCCCGAGCTTAATGCCCTTTGTACCATCACCATAATTCTTTCCATGATCTTGGTGGTTATCTCCCACCGATTATCCGGGAGAGCTGCATGAATCGTCTGCTATTCTTGTTGATATTGCTTCTAGCTAGTCATTTGCTGTATGCACAACGGGTGGTGAATGTCTATGCCTGGGGTGGTGAAATTCCTAAAAAAGTGATTCAACAATTTGAACATCAAACAGGGATTACTGTAAATTTCTCCACCTATGACAGTAATGAAACCATGTATGCCAAATTAAAGGCAAGTAGCAAAAGCATCTATGATGTCATCCTACCGTCTGCTTATTTCGTCGAGCGCATGCGAAAGCAAGGGATGCTTTCAGCTCTCGATCATAATCAATTATCAAATATTGGAAATATTGAGAATCGTTTTACTCATAACGATTATGACCCCGGAAATCGCTACAGCGTACCCATTATTTGGGGAGCCACGGGCATTTTTTATAATCAGGTTTTGATCACTAATCCCCCAAAAGCATGGCGTGACCTTTGGCAAAAGCGCTGGCGTAAACAGTTGATGCTTCTTGATGACTCACGAGAAGTCTTTGCCATCGCGTTAATGAGCTTAGGGTTTGATCCCAATGATGCTAATCCAGAGCACATTGCAGCCGCTTACAATCATTTGCTACAACTTGTGCCCAACATAAAATTGTTTGCTAGTGATAGCATCCAAGCAATCATGATTGATGAGGATGCAATTGCAGGTACTGCTTGGAATGGCGATGCATTCAAAGCACAGGCAGAAAACAACAAAATCAAATTTAATTACCCCAAGGAAGGTTTCGTTATTTGGGTGGATTGCCTTGCCATCCCTAAAAACCCGCCTCATCCAAAGGAAGCCTATGAGTTCATCAACTTCATTCTCAGACCCGATGTCGGTGCAAAAATAACTCTCACAGAGGGCCACGCCATCACCAACCTAAAAAGCAGAGCTCTTTTACCAGAATTAATTAGTAAGAATCCTATTGTCTATCCTTCTGATGAGGTTCTTAAACATGGCTATTTCCAGCGTGACGTTGGCGAAGAAACCCTGGCCCTCTACAATAAATACTGGCAGCAATTGAAGTTAGCTTTTTAATTTAATTACTTGATTGCCACTCTTAGAACCTCGAATTACCGTGGCTTGACCACGGTATTCAACGATCTTAATGGGAACTATGGGTACCGTGGTCAAGCCACGGTAATTCGGTTTTATGATTAACTTGAAGATCGCGTTCCAGACGCTCTTGTTTTCTTTATACAAGAACTGATTAACCGTTTTTGCGCTTACCCATCTCGACTTTCTCACCCAAACAAAGAGCCATAAATAGAAGAAAAAAGTAACCAGAACCTGAATAAAACAGCAGTGAATCTGACAAATTGCCTATCATAAACGGTATCAACATGGCTAATGCTACCGCTTTTGTTTTATCAAGTTGCAAGCTTGTCATGAATAAGCTAAAAAAGAAAAATAGCAATGCTGCCAAACCTGTTAAACCAAATTCAGCAGCAACTAGCCAATATTGACTATGCGGCTCCCATAATCTCCATGTCCAGCTAGAGACAGGTTTCTCTTTTTGAAAATAATAAGTGAAGCTCGCCGTGCCATTACCAAATAAAACATGTCGTGTGAGAAGCTCATGAGCAAAATGATGGAACTGTAAGCGGTGACCTATATCCGTATTCTTTTTCTTGTTT harbors:
- a CDS encoding F-box-like domain-containing protein; this translates as MSFYTLPEETLLGIFKLLNTKTLARTAQTCHFFNRLANDKTLDLAKGKQARLKNQLRGDLMVAARHNDLDTVKTILAKDIIDPTDASTSIVGKTPLHAALEGRAYKTAAYLWRNYSFDPNLKDYYQSSPISILQERSRKMGLTPKERKQIESLLTLMTENQAGCHKCIVS
- the potA gene encoding spermidine/putrescine ABC transporter ATP-binding protein PotA codes for the protein MTALIDIKQLSKSYATATILEDITLSVYNGEFLTLLGPSGCGKTTLLRLISGFEQPTTGNIYINGQCVNYLPPQKRDVHTVFQSYALFPHLSVFENVAFALRCRGVDKKEIHERVLETLRLVQLEAFSARDIKQLSGGQQQRVAIARAIINRPQVLLLDEPLSSLDYRLRKAMQYELKQLQKALNMTFIFVTHDQEEALSMSDRIVIFNHGHIEQIGTPREVYETPKNLYVAKFIGEANIFDIDVLETDEQTLLTEVEAIKLHCKNTNHYRAGQKLHLIVRPEDIRVWSLSEVDDTNEMIPGKIIDIVYKGSTVDLKVELASGKIINASEFFDEDDDKLEYSLNETVWVHWLMGWEVLLPHEG
- a CDS encoding PspC domain-containing protein, whose protein sequence is MKQLSKSPKRLYRSRKERMIAGVCGGLAEYFAMDPTVMRLIFILLLLLGGSAILVYLIMWLVVPLEPEFPHK
- a CDS encoding ABC transporter substrate-binding protein; protein product: MNRLLFLLILLLASHLLYAQRVVNVYAWGGEIPKKVIQQFEHQTGITVNFSTYDSNETMYAKLKASSKSIYDVILPSAYFVERMRKQGMLSALDHNQLSNIGNIENRFTHNDYDPGNRYSVPIIWGATGIFYNQVLITNPPKAWRDLWQKRWRKQLMLLDDSREVFAIALMSLGFDPNDANPEHIAAAYNHLLQLVPNIKLFASDSIQAIMIDEDAIAGTAWNGDAFKAQAENNKIKFNYPKEGFVIWVDCLAIPKNPPHPKEAYEFINFILRPDVGAKITLTEGHAITNLKSRALLPELISKNPIVYPSDEVLKHGYFQRDVGEETLALYNKYWQQLKLAF
- a CDS encoding ABC transporter permease; translation: MKAKSISMYIIYTWLIVFSIIPLSLMLLASFLSTDNVHLVSLPFTIENYTTLFTPVFLKIFLRSIFIALLTTAVCLLLAYPFSYLLVKSKRQSLLLLLIIIPFWTSSLVRTYSLIAILKAKGVLNTLLLKLHLIDSPLSLLYSNFAVLTGLIYNLFPFMVLPIFTNMERFDFRLIEAAKDLGASKSAIFFRVFLPNTASGVIAGCLLVLLPAMTLFYIPNVLGGARSILLGNLIQDQFLVLGNWPQGSATSMILTALLLLLLILFRRQNKKELH
- a CDS encoding alpha/beta fold hydrolase, whose product is MKLNLNIPIPARKGVSATTIYLKLVAKDAESLTSKPYVFILPGGPGANHSHYVSYETLKDVGNLLFYDPRGCGLSEKGDVQSYTMQNYIADLQYVQEYLQLKSVIVIGKSYGAICALGYVLKYPQLVSRLVLAAGSPSHKNIETAKQHLLSRGTKEQQEIAEKVWNGTFANEDELEEYFTIMRNLYSYKERHGIPTEHVAGEYPHCYEALNLGFRTFLQDFDFERDLSKILCPTLILVGEEDWITDKKYSQLMAAKIPHSQLKIIPHADHKIEVDAPELFFGSIREFIYEGTQAPEVRPAT
- a CDS encoding ABC transporter permease subunit; translation: MKTTTQKLFLILVYLMLYFPILVLVIYSVNNAKFSLQWHGFSLRWYAELFHDRGLWSSFIHSVILGFSASTVATIIGLLACVNLFLFRSNQRRSLHAMLLLLIIIPDLVLGVALLIFFNLSNIPLGFFSLLIAHITFCIPFVVLTINSRIHTLDPNIYFSALDLGASRSIALIKILLPLLWPAVLSAFLLCFTLSFDDVIISYFVAGPEFNILPLTIYSLVRAGVTPELNALCTITIILSMILVVISHRLSGRAA